The Glaciimonas sp. PCH181 nucleotide sequence CTAACGATTGATTTGTGTCTAAATACTTCGAATTACTTTTTAACAAGCGCACAACGACTTTCGGATAGCGAGGGAAAGGCTTCTGCCGCAGGCACAGTTCTACGTATATGGTAGTAGTCCCATGGATATTTAGACTCTCCCGGTTTTTTGACTTCAATAAAATACATGTCGTGGACCATCCGACCATCCGCTCTAACCTGCCCATTTTTTGCAAAGAAGTCGTTGACCGGCGTATCCCGCATCTTTTTCATGACCGCTTGGGTGTCATCGGTGCTGGCAGCCTGGATGGCCTTAAGGTAATGCGTAACAGCTGAGTAGACGCCTGCCTGGTTCATTGTAGGCATCCGCTTCATCTTCGCGTAAAACCGTTTGGACCATGCACGCGTCTCGTCATTGCGATCCCAATAGAATCCATCAGCCAAATACATACCTTGTGCAGTTTTGAGTCCCAAGCTGTGAACATCGGTGATTTGAAGCAGTAGTGCTGCCAGAGTTTGCTTCGGCGTCACGCCAAACTCTTCAGCGGCTTTGATTGCGTTAATTGTGTCGCCGCTCGCATTTGCAAGACCGATCACTTTTGCACCGGATTGCTGAGCTTTAAGTATGAAGGAAGAAAAATCCGACGCGAGATATGGATGCCGAACCGAACCCAACACTTTTCCTCCACCCGCCAGTAGGACTTGCGTTGCACTCTTCTCAAGGCTAACCCCAAACACATAGTCAGCGGTCAGGAAGTACCAGCTATCAAACCCTTTTTTTAGCAACTCACGTGCCACAATACGCGAAAGTACATCTGTATCAAAAACCCATTGCACGGTGTTATTGTTGCAATCCTCATTGGTTACTCGGGTGTTCCCGGTTCCAGTAAGGAGAACAATCTTGTTTTTGTCTTTCGCCACCTGCATAACAGGCAATCCCTGAACAACCACATCGACGATCATATCGACTTTGTCTTTATCAAACCATTCACGTGCCTTAGTCGCTGCGATATCTGCCTTATTTAGGTGATCGGCGGACACAATCTCAATCGGTATTCCCAACACTTTTCCGCCAAAATCCTGAGCTGCCAGTTGCGCTGCATATACGGAGCCGGGCCCGGAAAGATCGGCATTGACTCCAGATAAGTCAGTTAGTACGCCAATTTTTACAACGTCATCTGAAATCTTTGGCTGAGCCACTGTATTAGCAACATAACTCGCAACTAAAAGCGCCAACGCTAAGCGAGCAAATTTCTTAATTTTCATATGTCTCCTCATTTATATTTCTAACTTCTTTATGTATACGAAACGAACTTTAAACTAAAGAAATTGATAGGAAAAATGATATTTTTCTATATTTTTGATAGAAATCTCGCATAGTAAATATTCCAATTGCTGTGAATCTAAAATGTTGATCGCCAGAATTTATGATGACTGTTAAATATCTTGTTTAAATGATTCGGATAAGTGCGCATTTCGCTGTTCTGCTCTTGACGTTTTTTTGTTTGTTATTTATGTACTACAGCGTGAATTTAAAATGTCAACGCTCAAACAATAAAAATAGGAAAGATAAAAAATGAGCAAACCGAATTTAGAAGAACTACTTCAACAGAAAGCAGAGCTTGAAGCGCGTATTCAGCCAACCAAAAATCGTGAAGCAGTAGAGGAACGAAAATGCGAGACCCGACAAAAATTTCTGGCAAGTGCTTATGTCATTAAGCTGGCAGAGAATGACTTAAAAAAGCTAGGTAAGGAATTGATTACGGCAGGAATGTTGGAGTCAAGGGACTGTGCTTTATTTGGAGTAGCAAATGATTTTTATGTCGCTGATTCTGATAGTCTGGCTTTGGTCTGATTGATTTTTACAGCACTATTGGAAAAGCACCTGGACGGGTTAAAACACTTGGCCAAGCTGGGCAGTTACACAGAATTACTTACAGCCTCGATGTCGCGTTCGCCAACCATATACAGAGCCGGAGCCATGACTTTGGCACCTTGAAGCTAGCTAGTAGCTCCCAATTTCGATAAGCTTTGCCGTCTTTGACCAACCCAGCCAGGTCTATTTCCCGAAAACGAACCGCGGTACGCAAGTCGATGACCAGTCGCTGTACGACGATGAAGACGTACAAGCAGTTATCGGCATATTCAAAACGCTGGCTGATTCGGTACGCGCGCAACGCGGCAAGTGGCAATGCATTGTGCTGGATCATGCCAGAGATGAAATCTATGGCGGAATCGACGAGCTCCACGAGGTGGATGTCTGGCGGGACGGCAAAAAACTCATTCCACCACACTGGTACGAATGAGCGCGTCGTCAACAGCTTTTCACACTATAGATCTGCCAAGTTATGGATGGCGGCATAGTTTTGGGAATGGGGCATATTGACCTAGATCATGCCCCAAAAAAGCTGGATACAACTGGACAGCGGCAGACGCGGCGCGTGTCCGGATTATCGACAACCTGTTTCTCGATTCAGGGTTTCGGTGCACTACGTTCAACTCCAACAACCTATATTTTCTGCTGGCAATCCATGCAATAAATATTACCGCCGAACCTCGCCGTGTGAAACCAACACAGTTTGGCTACATGGTAACCGGCAGCGGTGCCGCAAGAATGGCAAACGGCCAACTTTGGCTTTTCCCTTTGTTGTTCAACCTCGGCTGAAAATTGCGGTATAACTAGAGGATTAGATTGCCCAGTCGGCGCTAATGCATGCGATGTTTCCTGATATACGGCCTACGTCGCACTGGAGTTTCCATCATCAGACTTTAGTGGACGAATGGCGGCAACAAAAACGGTACTCTGTTCAATGCATTCACGCCGAATGATATAGGGCGTAGCCTCCTTGCTGCGCATTAACTTACGCACCTGTGATCGCGACGTTGTTTTGCCGAGACCCGATGTAGAGCCTCCGTGCGTGAACATGATATATTTCTTCCCCGCCGCTTGGGCCGTGATAAGGCTGTCCAGGGCAACGTCCCAAACTTCCTGCATATTTTCATGATATAGCCTAGTGATCTTTTCCTCTGACCAATGAAAATCCACTTCGACCAGATCAGGCAGCAATTCACGGTACTCCACCCAGTTGCGGATACCATATTTGAACTTCATTGCAGCGTCCTCCTTTTTTTGTTTACGTGAATTGCACCTACTAGGGTGGGCTCTATAACGCCGGCGCATTGTATTGGCAATGAGGGCACAAAAGACAATTGCCGCAGCGTGGCTTGCCCTCCAGGCATATAGCTACCTCACCGAAAGCGATCTTGCATAATACGGTTGGAACTCATGACGGAAGTGCGTAGGCAACTTTGTTGTCAGTAATATTTATAGCTCCACGCTTTAATAACTGTTCAAGAAGCCCATCAAGCTCGTCGTCAGCAAGCTGATTTACGAAGAGAGACTTTATAGTGCTTCTAAGTATCTTGAGCGTTCGAGGCTTTGATGTTCTGTTTTTCGAGAGATTGTCGATTACCGCATCGATTTTCTCAGGAATCGACTTGGTGTTGGATATCTTGAGCAACGGAATATCAGCGATTGACGTCGACCACTGACAAAATATCTTTTGTGTCTTCAGATGTTTGATCAGCGGATCGAAACCTGTGTCTTTTGAAATGATGTGGAAATATGCATCGGGTGTCGCTGCGGCCAGTCGCCCGATGTAATACGCGATGTGAAAGTCGAGCGCGTTACCACCGTTCCCATCAATCTGGATGTACTCAGCATCAGGCCCAAACACCTGGAGGGCACGAGCCATATCCAAAGGAATTTTTGCTTGATTAGCGCCAACGAAAACCTTGATCTTGAATGGCTCTCCATTCAACAGACTCATATTCTTTGGCTGGATATTTTCGAAATCCACCAGCACGAAATTTGTTCTCAAAAACTCCCCCAGTCAGCGCGGCTCAAATAGCTATTAGCGTTAATGTATCAGCTTGCGAGACCAAGCAATAAAAATCCCGCCAAAACGTCATAAACAGCGCAGAGAATTCCTCTGCTCAATATGCCGTCATCACGTCGATTCCAAATAAATACAGACTTATATCACCGCTTTGAGAATGGAAACAACCACTCTCACTCGTCGATCTAAATCTCAATTAAAACTCAAGGAATTCCATGGATAAAAATATCGCCTTCACGCTGCTCAACACCATCGTCGGGGCTCTAACAATTGTCGTGTTTTCTCCGGTCTTCAAAGCGAGGAATATGGAAGATCTAGTTGAAGCGCTTAAAACCAGGCCTGTGCTTGCGAAGGCTGTCGCTAGCAAAAGTTCACGAAACTATATCTACAGCTGCATCTACTTGTTCATATCGCTTGTTGCTTATGTCGTGATCGCCATTGGCAATGATGTGGAAATCGACATCGACCTGGCGATTTCTACCCTTGTGATTTTGCTCGCCATTACGCATGCCAGAGTGTGGCAATTACGCACATTACTTCGCCCACCAGAAAGCCATCTTGTTCATACATAGACGATGCAACTTTTTCATTCGCATTCTCAAACCCGCATGACGTCCCCATTCAATCAACTATTACGATCAGGAGTCCCGATGGGATCAACTAACTCCCCTCTCGAAAGTCTCGCCGCATTTGCCATCGTGTTTGTGGTCAGTGCACTCTCCACCATTTGCCTTGGTGCGTACATCACAAAAGTAAAAAGGGATGGCGACCATGGCGCTTAACCGCATGGCCTCGACCAGAACCGCCATCTCCCTCCACCACCCGAAAGGAGCAACACCGCATGCCACTTACCTGTCCGCAATGTCATTCTGAACGGATTCATATCCATAACTACGCTAAAAAAACCTGTGGTGCCATTGGTGCGGTCGCTGGTGCCACGGCCGGTGCGGTCGGCATTGCCAGCGGCGCGGAAATCGGTGCGGTCACCGGCTTGATCGCCGGTCCTGCAGGTGGGGCGATTGGCGGCATTGCGGGCGCGATCATCGGCGGCCTGCTCTGTGGCGCTACGGGCTGCGCAGCGGGAGTCAAGCTGGGTGAAATTATTGATGAACATGTCCTCGACAACTATCATTGCCTGGCCTGTCAGTACGCATTTAGTACGCCCCCTGCTGCTGACGATCATGAACGAAATGACTATCGATCTCCCCGCGATCATCCGCCCGACTATGATCAGGAAGACGATGATGACCTCGCATCCGACCTGCATGACGACTTCTTCCGACCCGACTTTTCGCATCCGTAGTTCCTCGCTAGTTCTTTCCCCTTACCTTTCCACCCTCTCTTGCACGTGCGCTGTCCCTGCTGTGATGCGCAGCGGCATCCTCACGTGCACACCCTTTAAAGGAAATACGCAATGGCACATCTCGTCGAACAAATGGCGTACGTCAACGCCACACCCTGGCACGGCCTCGGTAACCGTCTGACCGCCAAACAACCGCTCGAAGTCTGGGCTGAACAAGCCGGTAT carries:
- a CDS encoding ABC transporter substrate-binding protein, producing MKIKKFARLALALLVASYVANTVAQPKISDDVVKIGVLTDLSGVNADLSGPGSVYAAQLAAQDFGGKVLGIPIEIVSADHLNKADIAATKAREWFDKDKVDMIVDVVVQGLPVMQVAKDKNKIVLLTGTGNTRVTNEDCNNNTVQWVFDTDVLSRIVARELLKKGFDSWYFLTADYVFGVSLEKSATQVLLAGGGKVLGSVRHPYLASDFSSFILKAQQSGAKVIGLANASGDTINAIKAAEEFGVTPKQTLAALLLQITDVHSLGLKTAQGMYLADGFYWDRNDETRAWSKRFYAKMKRMPTMNQAGVYSAVTHYLKAIQAASTDDTQAVMKKMRDTPVNDFFAKNGQVRADGRMVHDMYFIEVKKPGESKYPWDYYHIRRTVPAAEAFPSLSESRCALVKK
- a CDS encoding DUF3732 domain-containing protein, whose translation is MSFAVFDQPSQVYFPKTNRGTQVDDQSLYDDEDVQAVIGIFKTLADSVRAQRGKWQCIVLDHARDEIYGGIDELHEVDVWRDGKKLIPPHWYE
- a CDS encoding PIN domain-containing protein, producing MRTNFVLVDFENIQPKNMSLLNGEPFKIKVFVGANQAKIPLDMARALQVFGPDAEYIQIDGNGGNALDFHIAYYIGRLAAATPDAYFHIISKDTGFDPLIKHLKTQKIFCQWSTSIADIPLLKISNTKSIPEKIDAVIDNLSKNRTSKPRTLKILRSTIKSLFVNQLADDELDGLLEQLLKRGAINITDNKVAYALPS